In a genomic window of Sarcophilus harrisii chromosome 4, mSarHar1.11, whole genome shotgun sequence:
- the CRISP1 gene encoding cysteine-rich secretory protein 1 encodes MALRSLFFCLMATASWTILILKGEPVIVPYETVSTEVENIQEEIVDKHNALRRGVIPKARNMLKMEWNENAAQNARNWSKECKKNHSPQFKRKVTESLCGENLLFASHPLSWSDVIQLWYDESKNFTYGFGPTKPGSVVGHYTQTVWSTSYMIGCGVAHCPSQKTFKYFYTCHYCHGGNNPVTFTTPYKKGIPCGDCPGQCEDGLCTNPCPYVDDLVNCPDAIRLLHCNHKLVAIKCKASCRCTTEIK; translated from the exons ATGGCCCTGAGAAGCCTCTTCTTCTGCTTGATGGCTACAGCTTCCTGGACTATCTTGATTCTAAAG GGTGAACCAGTAATTGTCCCATATGAAACAGTTTCTACTGAAGTTGAGAATATCCAGGAAGAAATTGTAGACAAACATAACGCCCTTAGGAGGGGAGTAATTCCCAAAGCCAGAAACATGCTGAAAATG GAATGGAACGAAAATGCTGCACAAAATGCCAGAAATTGGTCAAAGGAGTGTAAGAAGAACCATAGTCCCCAATTCAAAAGGAAAGTTACAG AGAGTTTATGTGGAGAAAATTTGTTGTTTGCCTCTCATCCTCTATCATGGTCAGATGTAATCCAGTTGTGGTATGATGAGTCAAAAAACTTCACATACGGGTTTGGACCAACAAAACCAGGATCAGTGGTTGGCCACTATACTCAG acTGTTTGGTCCACTTCGTATATGATTGGCTGTGGTGTCGCTCATTGCCCCAGTCAGAAGACATTTAAATACTTCTACACATGCCACTATTGTCATGG GGGAAATAATCCTGTAACTTTTACTACACCTTATAAGAAAGGAATCCCATGTGGAGACTGCCCCGGCCAATGTGAAGATGGACTTTGCA CCAATCCATGCCCCTACGTTGATGATCTTGTTAACTGTCCAGATGCTATACGTCTTCTTCACTGCAATCATAAGTTAGTTGCTATAAAATGTAAAGCTAGTTGCAGGTGTACAACTGAAATAAAATAG